From the genome of Tachypleus tridentatus isolate NWPU-2018 chromosome 6, ASM421037v1, whole genome shotgun sequence:
tgaaactgatTCAATGCCCTTAATTCttataaacagtaaaattattactgtaaCTTCTAAACGATTAGTTTCTAactaagaaataataaagtgtaaatacatattgatttttttaactgGGTAAAACGAATGTTGCCGATATATTTGTTGCGATAATTTTTAGTTCCCAAGTTTTatctaaagataaaaatttacTGCCGTTAGTTATAAAGAAAGTTAaactacaagtttatttattgatattatagaaatatatcattattttaggTAACTGCTTGCTTGTTGTAaagcaatgggctatctgtgcgttATTCACAGCGAAACTGTATTTTTCGTATTATAAGCCTCCACGCTTACGGCTGAGCCAGTTGGTATGGGCAGTAAGATAATACTGTATCTTTTCTGCAGTTTGTCGAAAATCCCTGAAATGAAACGTTCTGTAAGACATACATTAGTCATTACaataacatgtttattaaattttgaatttttcaccAAAATATTCAAAGATTCACAGCGctataatttagaagtgattGATTAAAGAAAAGATGTCCAGCTAGTCAGCACTACTAATTGCCAACACTTTGGTTACACTTTTAGCCATAACCATGTCATGACGCTTCTATGGCAGAAACATATGGTTGACCCAGTgtaaaagaaatagttttatactCAAACACGCATTTCTATAGCATAAGTTTATGCTTCCCTGTTGTTAAATTATCTAAGATAACGAAagatatgtttgtattttgtgtttaaaaacttcGTCCCGTATCTTTAATCACTTTTATAATGAAGGTAACAACCTAGCGTTTACTGGTAACTTTTAAATACTGAACAGTATCTTACGTTAAACAATATACATGACCTGCTATTTTGTCATCGCATTTGAATTCCATGACGAACTAATTTAAAAACTGGAAATAACAAAGGGTCAAACTTATTAATTTATAGTGCTTGTCTCTTTTCGggaggttcgcgcccgagtcgcgccaaacatgctcgccctcccagccgtgggggcgttatatgtttcggtcaatcccactattcgttggtaaaagagtagcccaagagttggcggtgggtgatgatgactagctgcccttcctctagtcttacactgctaaattagggacggctagcacagatagccctcgagttgctttgtgcgaaattccaaacaaactcttTTCGGTGtctcaaaattatgttttgtagTATTTTCTACAGTTTCGTTTTTACTTTCATGGTTCAGTCATattggacctggcatggccagctggttaaggcacttgactcataatctgagggttcgaatcccagttagagcaaacatgctcgccctttcagccgtggggcattataatataactatcaatctcactattcgttagtaaaagaatagcccaagagttggcgatgagtagtgatgactagctgtcttccctctagtcttacactgttaaattagggatagctagagcagataatcctcgtgtaggtttgcgcgaaattcaaaaacaaacaaacagccatGTTGAGGAattattatactaaaataaagGACTTCTGGAAAACTTGTAGTCTACAAAAGACTAAAATGTCATTTTTGCACGCCTTTGATTTGAAATATGTATTGAACCAACCAAAAGaaatatgaagaaaacaaaaacatacagtcaagcatattttattaagaatattaGTTTATTGATTTTCCCTGCTTCTGTCTCTTTCAGCATTTAACAAAACAGCATTTCATATTTCATATAACACACATTGGTATTTCTGATAgattttttatttcctttgtCTAGCCTACCTGGTACGTTCTGACATTAAACGAATGACTTTCTCAGTGACTTGCGACGGATAAAAGCTAGATTTGAAATGTTATTCTTACAAACCtttttagggcctggcatggcctaacgcgttaaggcgtgcgactcgtaatccgagggtcgcgggttcgcgcccgagtcgcgccaaacatgctcgccctctcagccgtgggggcgttataatgtgacggtcaatcccacttttcgttggtaaaagagtagcccaagagttggcggtgggtggtgatgactagctgccttccctctagtcttacactgctaaattagggacagctagcacagatagccctcgagtagctttgtgcgaaattctaaaacaaacaaacaaaccttttatttcaAATTCGTGTCGAACTAATTAAAAAGAAAGTAGAAAGAATATATGCagtgtaacaaaagttttaataagaaaaacagaTTTATTGATTTTTCGTTGTTCCGTCAGCTTTCGTCGATTAACCCTACAATCACGTAActgtaatgtaatttataaaaatgcGCACTTTTTAGAAATGAAAATGCTGTATGTTACCCCTGTTGTCACACGTTTAGTACAGACCTAAACTTTGTTAGTGAATTTCCGTGAAACCACTCCCTCAGTGAATCAGAATTACTAGAAATTTACATCTGTTCTAAGTATGGGAGAGCTGGGTCTATAACGCAATGGTTTCAGATCGATACTTCAATCTAATTGATcgaaaattcagaaaataaattttattgactAGATATGGGAAAAATTCGCAAATGATATTCCACAAGATATGCCATTCAATTCTGAAATTATCTCAGAATAATTAACTGTACACAGATGAAgagatattgtttttgtttttcttagaatTTCACGCTAAAAGCAAAGACTATACACGCACCACTGTCCCTAATATCGAACTAATCGTCTAACGGAAAAACAACTATGAACAGTATTCACTGACAGCTCTTGGGGTATTCTTATAGCGTTCCCATGGGTCCAAAATGTTAGAGTACATTGAtcactaaaacagaaaaacagacATTAGGTGAGCAGCTCATTCATTTGTGATAagttaacataatattatcactagCTTGCATCCGGATAACAGTTCATCTGGAAAATTTTTGCAAATTCTCTAATGATTtattcgattgtttgtttgtagttaaacacaaaggtacataaagggctatctgtgttctgtcttccacgggtaccgaaacccgatttctagcggagtcattccgctgtgccactgagggacattttatttgaaaagcaGTCTGTTTTAAGgtacaactttaaaataaatgtttgcacgatatatttaataatctatcaatatgaatgtttttatttgtaattttaatcaaatataaaatccaATTAGAAAAAAGTAAGTTTCGTAGTGAGTAAAGCTGAGgtatttttcacaaaaattatcTCCTAAACACTATCTTTTGAACAGCATTGTTTTCTGTGCAAGCTGCTAATAAAAACAGTTGCTATATTTGGTGTTCTTAATAAGGTTAATTATCGATTGGATTTACTTTATTTCCTCATGTTATGTAAAGGTCTTAATATTGCTTCCCCGAGTGTGGTGATACTGATataaattcgtgatgacgagaaatttacttaaagtaaaaatatatctcaagacgactgctatgggtattaaaacttttattacaatgaagttgaaacaaacgttttaaccttcttaggtcattttcgtCATAACAAAAAGAGAGTTTGTTGAGTTACTCGAAGAAGATCTCGTAAAATCTCGTAAACTGTTGACTATTACTGTTACCATCTCATAttatttcggcccggcatggccaggtgggttaaggcattcgactcgtaatccgagggtcgcgggttcaaatgcccataacaccaaacatgctcgccatttcagccgtggcggcgttataattttacggtcaatccaactattcgttggtataagagtagcccaagagctagcggtgggtggtgatgactagctgcctttcccctagtcttacactgctaacttagggacggatatcgcagatagccctaatgtagctttgatcgaaattcaaaccaaaccaagcacTTGTAGTTCTGATAATAATTATACAGTAGATATTCTTTCATTCGTCGGCAGGTCACATTTTTCTTGAACTTTGGACATCTTGGTATGTAAAATAGAATATGCAGCCTAGCTAACTAACGAATaattatttgctgtaaaattgtTATCAAAGCTATAAGTGTAGCTATTATTTGGCTTTTTTAGAgttataattaagcacaaggaAACACAATGAGCTGTCGGTAAACTGCCAACTACGGGGATCGAGACCCGATTTCTAGtggcgtgagtccgcagacattccgctgtaccacAGAGGAGACGACATATTGGACACCAATTTGGATTTAATTCCTTTAAGTCGCATGTTCAATCCTTTTTGGCCGcaccttttttcacacctaaggggTTTTTGATTAGGTAACACGACTTTTTGTCAATACGTATCGCTGAAACTCGCCAAATAAGAAAGTTCCTTTAAGTAATTAAACTTGAGTATTCTCAAACTAATTTACAATTGTAAGAACTATTACAAATTTAGGAaggaataatttatataatttaactatttataactttaattctTACTTACAACACTTTCCCGTGAGCCTTATCTCAAGGTCATGGGACAATTGCACGTAAGTTTTTATTGTGTCAAACCCGGAACCTCTTAGATACTAGAGGAGTGCTTTATCAACTAAATTAAAGTCTTAATCCCAATATcaaaaaattttagttttataaagtatgagcttcaattttattataattttctcgGCTTGCTCTGAAACTGAGATCAGATGTTCATCCAATGAAGGAGAGACGACGCTACAGcacaagtaaaaaattaaaagaatacttttataataatagcgTCACAGATAACTCATGTAAAATAGTAACCATTGTGAGTTGAAACTGTAATTATACAGGCCTGAGAAAGCTTCACTGTCTTAACATTTTATGTGTTTTGCAATATAATTTCTGTAAGCTGAATCCGAAAATGGTATCCATTTTTCTTCATCATGTAcaattgtttttcacaaaatgccatatgtacttttacataagtgaatcatttacACTGAAAtagggtcacattttgttatgcttaaaatgttgaaactactggctatagatttctctagaccaatcacgacgtgagagtcttatcgatcgctCTAGAACCCGCTATTTATGTGTACACTACCCAAACATATATCTGTTATATGTAGGGCAAATTTATTGTAAATCTGatataagtaagagttttttcttccaaatttgtaaaagaaacaaaaatccttactttatagaaaaaaaaagaaacaccatTTTCGAAGtctgtgtgtgtttataacaaagccacatcgggttatttgtggagaccaccgaggggaatcgaaccgctaattttaACAtcgcaaatccgtagacttaccgctgtactagcaggagccTGTTCGAAATTTGCGtagctgaattatagaaaatacgTTATTAAAATCAAtgcaaaattgataaaatataaattctcaAGTCTGTGTTATTTAAGATTAATAGATATGAGATGCCAGAAATGACACTGAGGCAGCATCTTGCAGATGTTAAGGAGATGTTCAACACGTGAAACGAACATTCAAGGTGGATTTACAGGCAAACCCACCTAGCTAGCGGGCAAGAGTAATATCATTTTAATGAAGCATATATTTTTGACGAAGTTCGGGGACATGCAAAATGACGAAAGCACAAACTACTATGaatcacagtatatatatatatgtagtataatattttagaagttatgggttaaaagcaaaaaacaagagaactatTGTAATAGAATTAAATGAACTGCATATGCTTttgttttttcgtcatgtttctcTTAATTTGTCCACTGCGGCTCAAAATCAAATGCGTGTAAAAGTAGTATTTAAATCTTATCTTGTAAAGTATCATACTGTATACTTAAATCGTATTTTGTTGAGTTCTGTCGTTGAAAGGAAAACGACTTGAGTGAAACaaatgttcatttgtttgtttgttgaatttcgcgcaaagttacttaagggctatctgtgcttaccGTTACTAATGTAGACAAACTAGAGCTTATCCACactactcatcgccaactcttggagtattcttttaccaacaaaaaataCCGTCACGTGATAGCATCCTCTcatttgaaagggcgagcgtattcgGTGAGATGATCCGAATCTGCTACCTTCAAACTGAGAGTCAAGTTCTTTAATCATTAGGTTATATCAGGTTTGGAAGACAGAACTGAAATACCGTTTTTACAGCTCTCTGATTTTCAACCTCACAGGAGAAATTCACAAAGCTGTATCGTGTTTATGAAATATCTGAAAGTGATCTGAATTGATATCTTGAATTAGTGGGCACAGTCGGAGAGATAACATGAGTTGCTGTTAAAAATGAATActtgtaagaaatttaaaaataaggtGACTCAGCGGTGAGTTTCAGAAATTCTGATTCTCGATACCTATGCTGGACTGACACCGCTAAGCCCACTTTTTGGtgttgtgcttaataaaaaaaccaacaaaaaacaactaaacttgaaaaagtgttgttttttgtttttcataaaatagtttgtaTCTGTTTGTAATGATAGTTTcacgttatttattattattgatctTTCACTGAATCAAAATCAACTATGTTTTGAGAAATACCCTGAAAACGTTTTACTGTATCTTATACGTTACAAATGCTGTGAACTACATTTTCTTATGTTTACGAATGATATAAACTGCATTTTATATGTTATGAATGCTGTAAACTACATTTTTCAAAATACCCGTATATTAAGAACTTACTCATTTTCAAAaccagaaaattattattttgtaaatctttTTCATTGATGGAACTCTTGTTCTTTACTGCAAAGCTGCGTAATTGGCTGTCTGCGCTCTATCCAACGTGAAGAATCGAACACTGAATTCCATAGTCGTGAGTCCGTAAGCCTACCGCTAATCCATCGGTAGACAAGTTTATGTTAAGGATGTCTTCTATTGAAATATTGTAGGTAATATCAATCAACAACTGACAATTGTTGAAGCTGTATTCACACCGCAAAAGTTAAATTAAATGACTGTATGTCATTCGTAAACTAGACTATAACACATTTTGCTCACTGTTCTTTAGTGGTCACTTTTTCAGTCTTTAGGGACTTCAGCCATTTCTTCACTTTGCCAAATAAATTTGCATTTTATATTACCATGTTAAACTTGTAGGTTGACAGTTGCCAGAACATCTTGCGTCTCACAAGACTGCGGTATTTGGGAAATTTCAGAACAGTGACGTCACCTTTCCATTGCCTCCACGGGGGTGCGCATTTGACTGTCTTTGTCAATACTTTGGTATATGAGGGCTGGTGTTGTCGTTCCATACATCCGTCTTTCAGTCAAGCTGGACATAGCTTCTAACGTCGAGTTTTCTCACGGTGTAACGCTCTGTTCAACTGAATCGAATGTTTTTCAAACTTTGGTAATAGCCGTAAGGActtgaaaacaattaaatatatatatattttccatagCACACTGTTGTTCATAATTCTAGTGGTTAAGATGGAAAATAGTCTTTATACAGTAACATATGAAGACAACGAATTGATGAGCGATTTAAACAACGAGAGTAATTCCGCGCCTCCTGATAACCTCACTCACGTGGAAGATGATTTGTACGAAGTTCCGGTTGGCATAATCGTTCTCTTGTCCACGTGCTATGGGTCGATTTCCCTCGTGGCCGTTGTTGGCAACTTCTGCGTTCTATGGATCGTCGCTACGAGTCGTCGAATGCAAACGGTCACAAACTGTTTTATTGCCAACTTAGCCTGTGCTGATATTATTATAGGACTTTTCTCTATTCCTTTTCAGTTCCAAGCTGCATTACTTCAACGATGGGTATTGCCAACCTTCATGTGCGCCTTCTGCCCATTTGTGCAGGTTTTGTCGGTGAACGTAAGCATTTTCACTCTTACATCTATTGCTCTCGATCGCTACCGAGCTGTAATGTTCCCCCTGAAAGCGCGAACCTCCAATCTTCGAGCGAAAGTTGTTGTGCtcagtatttgggtgttttctgctGGTCTGGGTGTTCCCAATGCTGTAGCTCTCCGTGTAATTTTTAAATACGACCCTGCCACTGGAAACCATACAAAACCTTTCTGTACAAATTCTGAAATTTCACCCTTAATCTGGAGAATGTACAACCACATTCTTGTATCTCTCCAGTACTTTGTTCCTTTGTTTATAATCAGCTATGCTTACATTCGTATGAGTATGAAACTGAGACAGAACCAGACTCCAGGAAACGCCCAGGGACAACGAGATGAAACTATTCTTCGAAATAGAAAAAAGGTATCTAtctgtttaacaaaataaatttttttttctcataaaagtATCGTTTTCATTTAACGTATTCTTATTATAATAAGATATCTGGTACAAACTCATTTCGTTGTTAgtagataaatatttcattaaactatataatattgAAGAGAGTCATTCGTGAAAATTCTTAAAGAACGAGAAACTTCTTGATTTAtatgatgaatatatttttgcTAACCATCGTTCCGAATTTAGAGATGTCTTAATTAATGATTTGATAAAGTAAAGCGTCACCTTCTTCATTGTCCTAACGCACATCTACCCATCACAACGAGAAGAAAGGCAGCTCCTACCGggatttgaataacattattaagGGCATCCCACTTTCCTTCTcatcgtttggtttgttttgaattttgcgcaaagatacacgtgagctatctgtgctagccggccctaatttagcagtgtaaggctagagggaaggcaactagtcatcaccacccaccctcaactcttgcactactttttttaccaatgaatagtgggattcaccttcacattataacgcacccacagctgaaagagcgagcatgtttggtgcgaccgggatccgaacccgcgactctcagattgcgagtcgagtaccttaaccacgtggccatgccgggccattctcaTTGTTAACACTACTTTCTAGACACCATTTCTAATAGTACTTTGTGGTACgggccggcatagccaggtgggttaaagcgttcgactcgtaatctgagggtcgcgggttcaaatcctagtcgcaccaaacatgctcgctctttcagctgttggagcgttataatgtgacggtcaatcccactattagatggtaaagaatagcccaagagttggcggtgggtagtgattaatggctacctttcctctagttttacactgctaaattagagatggctagcgcagatagcccttgtgtaactttacgcgaaattaaaaagcaaacaaataaacagcagGTCAATCAAAAGAGTAGCCTTACCTCgtgaaaacaaactatttcatCACTGTTACCGCAGGTGCTAGAATAAAgtgtcataaaattaaataaattgattaTTGTGCgcgttattttaaaaattcagttaagTATCAACATTTGTAATTTGTATGTGCATTACCTTACTACTtaagtgtttcttttattttccttCGGAGATTTATTGTGCATTTTTCTAGAGTCTCTTCTAactttgtacattttttatatgACGTATCCAGTAatctacttttttattaatagaataaaataaaatataaaagggCGActgatgaaaatttaaaaataagaacaataattaattactaaTCACTTTTGGCAAGTTGTTACATAACTGTTAGTTTCTTACGTGTTTGATCACTAGGACGTGTCACCTTTGATCACCAGTTGATTTGTTCATGTAATATAACTCATTATATTAACAAGAACTGCAACTGTCAAGAAACGTATTGAGGGTCATCTAATTACTTAAAACTTGCgtcacaaaaaaaattaaaaacatttattttgaatatttgtttaaccATGTACGTATGTACAATGAAACACTGTCTTACAAAAGATAACACAATTCTGGGTTCTTGATGATGGATGGAACTTTAACGTAAAATTTTCTATGCAAAGTTTTTGTACTTCGCTCAGTTTTTCAAAAACTAGATGAAACTATTTTTctgaataatgtaattataagCAAGTAGAGATTCTCGAATCAGTGAATAACGAATTATCATTCTTTATACTTTCGTCAATATTCAAGCGCCTATAATTTTGAGTGCAAATTAAAATCTGATAAATGaatattaactttgtttattCTCTAAATCCCATGTCTTCCAGTAACATCTAGAGTTAATAATGATCTATAGGTGAAAAATGTTGTGTTTATGTAAACACCTCTCATCCAGTGACTGACgatacattaaagtaaaattaggtaAAAGCATTAGCTTTGCTGATAAGGAAATAATTTATCTTAGTGCGAAAATTAAATTTGATAGGAAGATAACGTTacttagttaaatatttaaaattcatcatgtatatataagtgatttttggaaaataatttgCACGAAACTACCACATATACGTATTCGATTATTTAATTAGTGCAAGGATCCCAGTAGACAAGCGATACATTTTCGGACTTATAACACAGAAAGCCAAGGTTTGACTCCCCTCTGTACACAGAAAGCATATTGCcctatgtttaaaaaacaatttaaattaatgcAAGTGCTTATCCATAACCTCCGTAGGGTAATAGTACTACAAAGAAGACTTAGgcctttctttatatatatataaggttaaaTTAATTGACTACCAGTTAAACTTTAGTATCAGGCCGAATATACCCTTTATCCATTGATGTTATTGTCGTTTGGTCCCCTCTCCCACTTTAAGAAGACTAGTTTCTTGAGAACATTaattcaagaaaataataaataataacccAGGGTGTTATAATATTTGGTGTTTAATAATTCACATTCGAATGCGGATGTgctatgaaataaataaaattattaaaagttagaAATTCGTCGACTTAATCCTTAACAGCTGTTTTCAAGCGAATTTTTGCTAATATAAAATGCGAATCAATCAGTAGAATGACGGCCATCTTGAAGATCCTTGGTATTTGGAGAAAGACTTCTCCAACACTGAATATACTAGTTACGATTTGGTTGACATATTATCATATAGTTTTTCTTTGTCTTcattcaaacattattattaataattgagTTATAATTCTTTATCTTTCAGATATTTATTGAATTCTTACAactgaaatgtgtatttttatttaatatgtttaatattcatAAGCAAGGAAAAACATAGGTTGATAATGTACGTACAGCATACAGATATGCGTTATACACTATCATGCCTGTATCAGGTAAGCTTTTTTTAATACcttgtacattaaatatttttattattaactttgcCACTCTGTGTGTGTTTGAATGTGTTTCTTCGCATTTTTCTCAAAAATTAGTAAACGGCGTACATGAAACGCATCATTTTTGTCTTAATTGTAAGTAGGGAGCTGATGAACTAAAAGAGTAGAAACTAAGAGcttaaaaatagaaaactataaATCTTCCCTATTCAGTTTTCTTTCTAAGATTGTATAAGCCAGACAATGCTGGTAGACTGGAAGTTTCAAATAGAAGTTTCTTATTTGTTATCACTATTTCTATTGTAACACTGCAccctagtggcacaacagtatatctgcggactcataccgctagatACCGGGCAggacacagatagtccattgagtagctttgtgctcaattctaaaTAAAGTGACAAACTGTGCCATTGACAATATGTTGATATTTATCAGAAGGGTTGTTACCAGGGCGATTAGTCTGATAGTTGTTGGTTGGCTTTCTTATGATGCAGTTTGTTTTCTCCAAACAATTACTTATCCTTCTTTGTTAGATTTTACTACAATGtcgttaaaataacaaaagtcgTAAGAATGTTTTTTCGTATTTAGTGAGATTTTAAAAGATACTATAGATGTGAAACCTAAGTTGCAAGTTTCTTTTTAGTGTTTCTTCATGCAGTAATAGAGAGGGAAAAAATCTAGAGGAGGATTTCCACGTGTTGGTTTGCTTATATAGCTGAAGTATAAACGATTTATTGGTATTGATAGATGGTTTAGGTGCTTTCTTGACTGGTAGTTAATTTAAGTGTAGAAGTGCGCTTGAAGACgcaaacgttttgtttgtttgttttggaatttcgcacaaagctactcgagggctatctgtgctagccgtgcctaatttagcagtgtaagactagagggaaggcagctagtcatcaccgcccaccgccaactcttgggctactcttttaccaacgaatagtgggattgaccgtaacattatacacccccacggctgggagggcgagcatgtttagcgcgacgcgggcgcgaacccgcgaccctcggattacgagtcgcttggccatgccaggccgaagaCGCAAACGACAAAAAATGTTcaacttaatgttttattttgaactcgTTAACATCCATCATTATTGGAACAACATCTTGGCCT
Proteins encoded in this window:
- the LOC143252778 gene encoding neuromedin-K receptor-like, producing MENSLYTVTYEDNELMSDLNNESNSAPPDNLTHVEDDLYEVPVGIIVLLSTCYGSISLVAVVGNFCVLWIVATSRRMQTVTNCFIANLACADIIIGLFSIPFQFQAALLQRWVLPTFMCAFCPFVQVLSVNVSIFTLTSIALDRYRAVMFPLKARTSNLRAKVVVLSIWVFSAGLGVPNAVALRVIFKYDPATGNHTKPFCTNSEISPLIWRMYNHILVSLQYFVPLFIISYAYIRMSMKLRQNQTPGNAQGQRDETILRNRKKVIKMLFIVVALFTICWLPFQTYNILQEVYPTINTYKYINVIWFCCHWMAMSNSCYNPFVYAIYNERFNTEFRNRLTYCTKLLQRQQKKQKELDHSLSSRYG